One Pseudomonas fluorescens genomic region harbors:
- a CDS encoding glyceraldehyde-3-phosphate dehydrogenase, producing MWKVTVTQKPDQCLGEWIDREALAEAMIPLIGQLYRNNNVVSSIYGRSLINQSVIAILKAHRFARHRSSDDSELSVHETFPLLKAMSELKLGAASVDLGKLAFKFRNEGNGRSAEQFVREEMADVVGQQNASARKGTDVVLYGFGRIGRLLARILIEKTGGGDGLRLRAIVVRKGAENDLTKRASLLRRDSVHGSFNGTITIDEENNTITANGNLIQVIYAKNPTEVDYTQYGIKDALLVDNTGVWRDADGLGQHLACPGIDRVVLTAPGKGKLKNIVHGINHSEITADDKIVSAASCTTNAIVPVLKAVNDKFGIINGHVETVHSYTNDQNLIDNFHKGDRRGRSAALNMVITETGAATAAAKALPELAGKLTGNAIRVPTPNVSMAILNLNLEKAATREEMNEYLRYMALHSDLHKQIDFVNSQEVVSTDFVGSRHAGVVDAEATIVQDNRVVLYVWYDNEFGYSCQVVRVMEDMADVNPPAFPR from the coding sequence ATGTGGAAGGTTACCGTGACTCAGAAGCCCGACCAGTGTCTTGGTGAATGGATCGACCGTGAAGCCCTCGCAGAAGCGATGATTCCGCTTATCGGTCAGCTCTACCGCAACAACAACGTGGTGAGTTCGATCTATGGCCGCAGCCTGATCAACCAGTCTGTCATCGCGATTCTCAAAGCTCACCGCTTTGCTCGCCACCGTTCTTCGGACGACAGCGAACTCTCCGTCCACGAAACATTCCCACTGCTTAAAGCCATGAGCGAGCTCAAGCTCGGCGCGGCTTCGGTAGATCTGGGCAAGTTGGCGTTCAAATTCCGTAACGAAGGCAATGGCCGCAGCGCCGAGCAGTTTGTTCGCGAAGAAATGGCTGACGTGGTTGGTCAGCAAAATGCTTCCGCACGCAAAGGCACCGACGTCGTGCTGTATGGCTTCGGCCGTATCGGTCGTCTGCTGGCGCGCATCCTCATCGAGAAAACCGGTGGTGGCGACGGCCTGCGTCTGCGCGCCATCGTTGTGCGCAAAGGCGCCGAAAACGACCTGACCAAGCGCGCCAGTCTGCTGCGTCGCGATTCGGTACACGGTTCGTTCAACGGCACCATTACCATCGACGAAGAAAACAACACCATCACCGCCAACGGTAACCTGATCCAGGTGATCTACGCGAAGAACCCGACCGAGGTGGATTACACCCAGTACGGCATCAAAGACGCGCTGCTGGTGGACAACACCGGTGTATGGCGTGACGCCGATGGCCTGGGTCAGCATCTGGCGTGCCCGGGTATCGACCGCGTTGTTCTGACCGCGCCTGGCAAGGGCAAGCTGAAGAACATCGTTCACGGTATCAACCACAGCGAAATCACCGCTGATGACAAGATCGTCTCGGCGGCTTCCTGCACCACCAACGCCATTGTGCCGGTGCTGAAGGCGGTCAACGACAAGTTCGGCATCATCAATGGTCACGTCGAAACCGTTCACTCGTACACCAACGACCAGAACCTGATCGACAACTTCCACAAGGGTGATCGCCGTGGCCGTAGCGCCGCGCTGAACATGGTCATCACCGAGACCGGTGCTGCCACCGCTGCTGCCAAGGCCCTGCCGGAGCTCGCCGGCAAGCTGACCGGTAACGCGATTCGTGTTCCGACGCCAAACGTGTCGATGGCCATTCTCAACCTGAACCTTGAGAAAGCCGCCACCCGTGAAGAGATGAACGAGTACCTGCGCTACATGGCGCTGCACTCCGATCTGCACAAGCAAATCGACTTCGTCAATTCGCAGGAAGTGGTTTCCACCGACTTCGTTGGCTCACGCCACGCTGGTGTGGTCGACGCTGAAGCGACCATCGTGCAAGACAACCGCGTTGTTCTGTACGTCTGGTACGACAACGAGTTCGGTTACAGCTGCCAGGTGGTTCGCGTAATGGAAGACATGGCTGATGTAAATCCGCCAGCGTTCCCGCGCTAA
- a CDS encoding MFS transporter, translating to MSTTTGSGKAIFRVVSGNFLEMFDFMVYGFYATAIAKTFFPTDSAFASLMLALATFGAGFLMRPLGAIFLGAYIDRHGRRKGLIITLAMMAAGTVLIACVPGYATLGVAAPLLVLFGRLLQGFSAGVELGGVSVYLAEISTPGRKGFFVSWQSASQQAAVVFAGLLGVALNHWLSPKQMGEWGWRVPFLIGCMIVPVIFVIRRSLEETPEFQARKHRPTLREIVRSIGQNFGVVIAGMALVVMTTVSFYLITAYTPTFGKAELHLSDFDALLVTVCIGLSNFFWLPVMGAVSDKIGRKPLLLAATILAILTAYPALSWLVANPSFNHLLIVELWLSFLYGSYNGAMVVALTEIMPVEVRTTGFSLAYSLATATFGGFTPAACTYLIHVLDNKAAPGIWLSGAAVLGLIATLVLFRGNRHELRTAQASVASGA from the coding sequence ATGTCCACGACCACGGGCAGCGGCAAAGCGATCTTTCGCGTTGTCAGCGGCAACTTTCTCGAAATGTTCGATTTCATGGTCTACGGCTTTTACGCCACGGCGATTGCCAAGACCTTCTTCCCCACCGATAGCGCCTTCGCTTCGCTGATGCTGGCGCTGGCGACGTTTGGCGCAGGTTTTCTGATGCGCCCGCTCGGCGCTATTTTCCTCGGCGCCTATATTGACCGCCATGGACGCCGCAAAGGTCTGATCATCACGCTGGCGATGATGGCGGCCGGCACCGTGCTGATCGCCTGTGTGCCTGGCTACGCGACCCTCGGTGTTGCCGCGCCGTTGCTGGTTTTGTTCGGCCGCCTGCTGCAAGGTTTTTCCGCCGGGGTGGAACTTGGCGGTGTATCGGTTTATCTGGCGGAGATCTCCACGCCCGGACGCAAGGGCTTTTTTGTCAGTTGGCAATCCGCCAGCCAGCAAGCGGCGGTAGTTTTCGCCGGACTGCTGGGGGTCGCGCTCAACCACTGGCTGAGCCCGAAACAAATGGGCGAATGGGGCTGGCGAGTGCCGTTCCTGATCGGCTGCATGATCGTGCCAGTCATTTTCGTCATTCGTCGTTCGCTGGAAGAAACGCCGGAATTCCAGGCCCGCAAACATCGCCCTACCCTGCGGGAAATTGTCCGCTCGATCGGCCAGAACTTTGGCGTCGTCATCGCCGGCATGGCGCTGGTGGTAATGACTACGGTTTCCTTCTATCTGATCACCGCGTACACCCCGACCTTCGGTAAGGCTGAGCTGCACTTGTCGGACTTCGATGCGTTGCTGGTGACGGTGTGTATCGGCCTGTCGAATTTCTTCTGGCTGCCGGTAATGGGCGCGGTTTCCGACAAGATCGGACGCAAACCCCTACTGCTCGCGGCGACGATTCTGGCGATCCTGACCGCGTACCCGGCGCTGTCGTGGCTGGTGGCGAATCCGAGTTTCAACCATTTGCTGATCGTCGAACTGTGGCTGTCGTTCCTCTACGGTTCGTACAACGGCGCGATGGTGGTGGCGCTAACCGAAATCATGCCGGTCGAAGTGCGCACCACCGGCTTCTCGCTGGCCTATAGCCTGGCGACGGCGACGTTCGGCGGGTTTACCCCGGCGGCGTGTACCTACCTGATTCATGTGCTGGATAACAAGGCAGCGCCGGGCATATGGCTCAGTGGTGCGGCGGTGCTGGGGTTGATTGCGACACTGGTGTTGTTCCGTGGCAATCGACATGAGTTGCGTACGGCGCAAGCTTCGGTAGCCAGCGGCGCCTGA